A window from Drosophila nasuta strain 15112-1781.00 chromosome 3, ASM2355853v1, whole genome shotgun sequence encodes these proteins:
- the LOC132792358 gene encoding mitogen-activated protein kinase kinase kinase kinase 4 isoform X1: MAHQQQQLAQSVNCSLDDIDLTSLKDPAGIFELIEVVGNGTYGQVYKGRHTKTGQLAAIKVMDVTEDEEEEIKLEINVLKKYSNHRNIATYYGAFIKKSPPGKDDQLWLVMEYCGAGSVTDLVKSTKGQSLKEEWIAYICREILRGLSYLHSNKVIHRDIKGQNVLLTDNAEVKLVDFGVSAQLDRTIGRRNTFIGTPYWMAPEVIACDENPDATYDNRSDLWSLGITALEMAESQPPLCDLHPMRALFLIPRNSPPRLKSKKWSKKFHGFIDTVLVKDYHQRPYTENLLKHAFIKDQPTDRQVRIQLKDHIDRCKKRKAEKEREDYRYSGSDNDDDEPQLAGEPSSIIQAPGGDTLRRNFQQIQEGRLAAEQQQHHQLLAQAQAQAAAAHAAAQAQLHQQQQQAAAAAAAAHAAQQAQVAQQQAQAQQPQANRQQKPPSRQQIEEPGPPARPQLPQRLIVVPDPPHANRPLPPTPKCGEPAAQTPPQQQQQQRSSQNNFKPSLPPRRPEDHLDVLAAQLNELGVVSSQQPQPQTAAGGQQQQQLAQPEAPPRNNRQSGASSTGNGAICVSASSSSSKPAASLPQQQSNNHLGQPVNPLDPLDSSDSDSEPDEPNDRARNDGTLLASDPPKPLPEFSYRPGLGPVSEDSTTTTTTPLTHGSGGPPNRPLPPTPDDDDQAGDRTLIMKRKLEQNVNRLQKSASTSHAPRKGDEAKLLRDWDFDKFFPKKAAAGGGSGSGVATTISNSSSGSNSSTNTTASFNRGSSWSTLKLETRPQRESIGPTNVPKGYQPLKGAGYSPAASIAKDRNSSSSSSNATQSKQPQQQQPQHKRQESDSKLPSFVRGFRRENSDFFPLTKRHSAVLSGSSSNNNSNAQLQSPSQVQRASAMYQRNSIYSSKDVPTAAPRTKVPTTTTAAAATAATTTAAAAKPSAAPTKSSWANLDFLRPRREKTESVIVLQNAAARAQQHQQQQQQQQQQQLQQQQQQQNRGVASGAGGDNSGLGTPGTRTSSVLPDLLSQASPATPPRHDKSSSEEYQAAISSSVHSTPSKSFIASSNSSINVAGGGSVAVGVGGHGHGGGSVVGGVIISSNNSPQSTISLASSSTSNSRQNSPKNSISKTRSSSSITNLLHKSASSSSANILHLTPGGGAAASSISSANSSPAHLPPHAYALQQKQRSFLTFGFGAGGSGPTRRESTVNVNVTPTSHDVTNDTPEIRKYKKRFNSEILCAALWGVNLLIGTENGLMLLDRSGQGKVYQLISRRRFQQMEVLEGQNILVTISGKKNRVRVYYLSWLKSKILRTDGLSDQVERRNGWINVGDLQGAVHFKIVKYERIKFLVIALKDSIEIYAWAPKPYHKFMAFKNFGELEHRPLLVDLTIEDQSRLKVIYGSAEGFHAVDLDSAEVYDIYLPKHTQGAIIPHCIVALPNSNGMQLLLCYDNEGVYVNTAGRVSKNIVLQWGEMPTSVAYIGTGQIMGWGNKAIEIRSVESGHLDGVFMHKKAQRLKFLCERNDKVFFSSAKGASSCQIYFMTLNKPGMANW; this comes from the exons GGTCGTCACACGAAAACTGGTCAGTTGGCTGCCATAAAGGTGATGGATGTCACCGAGGATGAGGAAGAGGAGATTAAGCTGGAAATCAATGTGCTTAAGAAATACTCAAATCATCGCAACATTGCCACCTATTATGGGGCATTCATTAAGAAATCACCGCCAGGGAAAGATGATCAACTCTGGCTGGTGATGGAATATTGCGGCGCCGGTTCCGTCACCGATCTGGTGAAATCGACCAAGGGTCAGAGTTTGAAAGAGGAATGGATCGCATACATTTGCCGCGAGATATTGCGTGGCCTGAGCTATTTGCATTCGAACAAAGTCATACATCGTGACATCAAGGGCCAGAATGTGCTGCTCACAGATAATGCCGAGGTTAAACTGGTTGACTTTGGTGTCTCTGCGCAGCTGGATCGCACGATAGGCAGACGCAACACATTTATTG GTACACCTTATTGGATGGCACCCGAGGTCATTGCCTGCGATGAGAATCCCGATGCCACATACGATAATCGCTCGGATCTTTGGTCGCTGGGCATCACAGCTTTGGAGATGGCTGAGTCACAGCCGCCGCTTTGCGATCTGCATCCGATGCGTGCGCTCTTCTTGATTCCACGCAATTCGCCACCGCGTCTCAAATCGAAGAAATGGTCCAAGAAGTTTCACGGCTTCATTGACACGGTGCTAG TGAAAGACTATCACCAGCGGCCTTACACCGAGAATCTGCTGAAGCACGCCTTCATCAAGGACCAACCAACGGATCGTCAGGTGCGCATACAGCTCAAGGATCACATCGATCGCTGCAAGAAGCGCAAGGCGGAGAAGGAGCGCGAAGACTATCGCTACTCCGGCtccgacaacgacgacgacgagccgCAGCTGGCCGGCGAGCCCAGCTCCATCATTCAGGCGCCCGGTGGCGACACATTGCGTCGCAACTTCCAGCAGATCCAAGAGGGTCGCCTCGCTgccgaacagcagcaacatcatcagctgCTCGCTCAGGCGCAGGCTCAAGCAGCCGCCGCTCATGCTGCGGCCCAGGCGCAactgcatcagcagcaacaacaggctgccgcagcggcagcagcggcgcaTGCCGCGCAACAGGCGCAGGTGGCACAACAGCAGGCGCAGGCTCAACAGCCGCAGGCGAATCGACAACAGAAACCGCCATCG CGTCAGCAGATTGAGGAGCCCGGTCCACCGGCACGCCCACAGTTGCCACAGCGTCTGATTGTGGTGCCAGATCCACCGCATGCCAATCGGCCATTGCCACCGACACCGAAGTGCGGCGAGCCCGCGGCTCAAACACcgccccagcagcagcaacagcagcgcagcTCGCAGAACAACTTCAAGCCATCG tTACCACCAAGGAGACCTGAG GATCATTTAGATGTGTTAGCAGCACAATTAAATGAATTGGGCGTGGTCTCCTCTCAACAGCCGCAGCCACAGACAGCAGCTGGtggacagcaacagcagcaattggcACAGCCGGAGGCGCCTCCGCGCAACAATCGACAATCGGGCGCATCGTCAACCGGCAATGGGGCCATTTGTGTATCggcctcatcatcatcatcgaagCCGGCGGCCTcgttgccacagcagcagtcGAACAATCATCTGGGACAGCCCGTCAATCCGCTGGATCCACTCGATAGCAGCGATTCCGACAGCGAACCGGATGAGCCCAATGATCGGGCACGCAACGATGGCACACTCCTCGCCAGCGATCCGCCCAAGCCGCT ACCCGAATTTTCATATAGACCCGGCCTGGGACCCGTTTCGGAGGAttcaactacaacaacgacCACACCGTTGACCCATGGCAGCGGCGGTCCACCAAATCGACCCTTGCCACCGACGCCGGATGACGATGATCAAGCCGGAGATCGTACGCTGATCATGAAGCGC AAATTAGAACAAAACGTAAATCGCTTACAAAAATCGGCTTCCACTTCGCACGCGCCTAGAAAAGGCGACGAAGCAAAACTGTTGCGTGACTGGGACTTTGATAAGTTCTTCCCAAAGAAAGCCGCCGCCggcggtggcagcggcagcggtgTTGCCACCACAattagcaacagcagcagtggcagcaacagcagcaccaacacCACGGCCAGCTTTAATCGTGGCTCAAGCTGGAGCACCCTGAAGCTGGAGACGCGACCGCAACGCGAATCCATTGGCCCGACGAATGTGCCCAAAGGCTATCAGCCATTGAAGGGCGCCGGCTATTCGCCAGCAGCCAGCATTGCCAAAGatcgcaacagcagcagcagtagcagcaacgcAACACAGTCgaagcagccacagcaacagcaaccacaacacaaGCGTCAAGAGTCCGATTCGAAGTTGCCGAGTTTTGTGCGCGGCTTTCGACGTGAAAATTCCGATTTCTTTCCATTAACGAAACGCCATTCTGCGGTGTtgagcggcagcagcagcaacaacaacagcaatgcaCAATtgcagtcgccgtcgcaggTGCAGCGTGCCAGTGCCATGTACCAAAGGAACAGCATTTATAGCAGCAAGGATGTGCCAACTGCTGCGCCTCGAACCAaagtgccaacaacaacaaccgcagcagcagcaacggcagcaacaacaactgcggcGGCAGCTAAACCAAGTGCAGCGCCTACAAAATCGAGTTGGGCCAATTTAGATTTCTTGCGTCCGCGTCGCGAAAAGACTGAGTCTGTCATTGTGCTGCAGAATGCAGCAGCGCGTgcgcagcaacatcaacaacaacaacagcagcagcaacaacaacaactgcaacaacagcagcagcagcag AATCGAGGTGTAGCCAGTGGTGCTGGAGGGGACAACAGCGGCCTTGGCACCCCGGGCACCCGCACCAGCAGCGTTCTGCCCGATCTACTCAGCCAGGCATCGCCGGCAACGCCACCGCGTCACGATAAATCATCCAGTGAGGAG TATCAAGCGGCCATTAGTTCATCCGTGCATTCCACGCCATCGAAATCGTTTATCgctagcagcaacagcagcatcaacgtCGCCGGAGGCGGCAGCGTCGCTGTCGGCGTCGGCGGCCACGGTCATGGCGGCGGCAGCGTTGTTGGTGGTGTAATTATTAGCAGCAATAATTCACCACAGTCAACCATATCGCTTGCCTCATCGTCCACATCGAATTCACGACAAAATTCGCCAAAGAATTCGATAAGCAAAACGCGCTCTTCCAGCAGTATTACTAATTTATTGCATAAATCTGCTTCTTCCTCCTCCGCGAACATTCTCCATTTGACGCCTGGTGGTGGTGCCGCTGCCTCCTCCATCTCGTCCGCCAACTCTTCCCCCGCACACTTGCCACCGCATGCGTATGCGCTGCAACAGAAACAACGCAGTTTTCTCACCTTTGGTTTCGGTGCCGGCGGCTCGGGTCCGACACGTCGTGAATCCACCGTCAATGTGAATGTGACGCCCACATCGCATGATGTGACCAACGATACGCCCGAGATACGTAAGTATAAGAAGCGTTTCAACTCGGAGATCTTGTGTGCCGCACTCTGGGGCGTCAATTTACTGATTGGCACTGAGAATGGACTCATGCTGCTCGATCGTTCCGGTCAGGGCAAG GTCTATCAACTCATCTCGCGTCGCCGCTTCCAACAAATGGAGGTGCTGGAGGGTCAAAACATATTGGTTACCATATCGGGCAAAAAGAATCGCGTGCGCGTCTATTACTTGTCCTGGCTCAAGTCCAAGATCTTGCGCACCGACGGTCTCTCTGAT CAAGTGGAACGCCGTAATGGCTGGATTAATGTGGGTGATCTACAAGGTGCTGTACATTTTAAGATTGTCAAATACGAGAGGATTAAGTTCCTAGTGATTGCATTAAAAGACTcgattgaaatttatgcttgGGCGCCCAAACCATATCACAAATTTATGGCATTTAAG AATTTTGGTGAACTGGAACATCGCCCCCTTTTGGTCGATCTCACAATTGAGGATCAGTCGAGACTGAAAGTGATTTATGGTTCTGCTGAGGGTTTCCATGCGGTTGATTTAGACTCGGCTGAAGTATACGATATCTATCTTCCTAAGCAT ACTCAGGGTGCTATCATTCCGCATTGTATTGTGGCGCTTCCAAACTCAAATGGtatgcaactgctgctgtgctaTGACAATGAGGGCGTCTATGTGAACACTGCCGGACGTGTGTCCAAGAATATTGTGCTGCAG TGGGGTGAGATGCCCACTTCTGTGGCCTACATAGGCACTGGGCAAATTATGGGCTGGGGCAACAAAGCAATAGAG ATACGTTCCGTTGAGAGCGGCCATTTGGATGGTGTGTTTATGCACAAGAAGGCGCAACGCTTGAAATTCCTTTGCGAGCGCAACGACAAAGTATTCTTCAGCAGTGCCAAAGGTGCTTCATCGTGTCAAATCTACTTTATGACGCTCAATAAGCCAGGCATGGCCAATTGGTAA
- the LOC132792358 gene encoding serine/threonine-protein kinase mig-15 isoform X7, which translates to MAHQQQQLAQSVNCSLDDIDLTSLKDPAGIFELIEVVGNGTYGQVYKGRHTKTGQLAAIKVMDVTEDEEEEIKLEINVLKKYSNHRNIATYYGAFIKKSPPGKDDQLWLVMEYCGAGSVTDLVKSTKGQSLKEEWIAYICREILRGLSYLHSNKVIHRDIKGQNVLLTDNAEVKLVDFGVSAQLDRTIGRRNTFIGTPYWMAPEVIACDENPDATYDNRSDLWSLGITALEMAESQPPLCDLHPMRALFLIPRNSPPRLKSKKWSKKFHGFIDTVLVKDYHQRPYTENLLKHAFIKDQPTDRQVRIQLKDHIDRCKKRKAEKEREDYRYSGSDNDDDEPQLAGEPSSIIQAPGGDTLRRNFQQIQEGRLAAEQQQHHQLLAQAQAQAAAAHAAAQAQLHQQQQQAAAAAAAAHAAQQAQVAQQQAQAQQPQANRQQKPPSRQQIEEPGPPARPQLPQRLIVVPDPPHANRPLPPTPKCGEPAAQTPPQQQQQQRSSQNNFKPSLPPRRPEDHLDVLAAQLNELGVVSSQQPQPQTAAGGQQQQQLAQPEAPPRNNRQSGASSTGNGAICVSASSSSSKPAASLPQQQSNNHLGQPVNPLDPLDSSDSDSEPDEPNDRARNDGTLLASDPPKPLPGLGPVSEDSTTTTTTPLTHGSGGPPNRPLPPTPDDDDQAGDRTLIMKRKLEQNVNRLQKSASTSHAPRKGDEAKLLRDWDFDKFFPKKAAAGGGSGSGVATTISNSSSGSNSSTNTTASFNRGSSWSTLKLETRPQRESIGPTNVPKGYQPLKGAGYSPAASIAKDRNSSSSSSNATQSKQPQQQQPQHKRQESDSKLPSFVRGFRRENSDFFPLTKRHSAVLSGSSSNNNSNAQLQSPSQVQRASAMYQRNSIYSSKDVPTAAPRTKVPTTTTAAAATAATTTAAAAKPSAAPTKSSWANLDFLRPRREKTESVIVLQNAAARAQQHQQQQQQQQQQQLQQQQQQQNRGVASGAGGDNSGLGTPGTRTSSVLPDLLSQASPATPPRHDKSSSEEKQRSFLTFGFGAGGSGPTRRESTVNVNVTPTSHDVTNDTPEIRKYKKRFNSEILCAALWGVNLLIGTENGLMLLDRSGQGKVYQLISRRRFQQMEVLEGQNILVTISGKKNRVRVYYLSWLKSKILRTDGLSDQVERRNGWINVGDLQGAVHFKIVKYERIKFLVIALKDSIEIYAWAPKPYHKFMAFKNFGELEHRPLLVDLTIEDQSRLKVIYGSAEGFHAVDLDSAEVYDIYLPKHTQGAIIPHCIVALPNSNGMQLLLCYDNEGVYVNTAGRVSKNIVLQWGEMPTSVAYIGTGQIMGWGNKAIEIRSVESGHLDGVFMHKKAQRLKFLCERNDKVFFSSAKGASSCQIYFMTLNKPGMANW; encoded by the exons GGTCGTCACACGAAAACTGGTCAGTTGGCTGCCATAAAGGTGATGGATGTCACCGAGGATGAGGAAGAGGAGATTAAGCTGGAAATCAATGTGCTTAAGAAATACTCAAATCATCGCAACATTGCCACCTATTATGGGGCATTCATTAAGAAATCACCGCCAGGGAAAGATGATCAACTCTGGCTGGTGATGGAATATTGCGGCGCCGGTTCCGTCACCGATCTGGTGAAATCGACCAAGGGTCAGAGTTTGAAAGAGGAATGGATCGCATACATTTGCCGCGAGATATTGCGTGGCCTGAGCTATTTGCATTCGAACAAAGTCATACATCGTGACATCAAGGGCCAGAATGTGCTGCTCACAGATAATGCCGAGGTTAAACTGGTTGACTTTGGTGTCTCTGCGCAGCTGGATCGCACGATAGGCAGACGCAACACATTTATTG GTACACCTTATTGGATGGCACCCGAGGTCATTGCCTGCGATGAGAATCCCGATGCCACATACGATAATCGCTCGGATCTTTGGTCGCTGGGCATCACAGCTTTGGAGATGGCTGAGTCACAGCCGCCGCTTTGCGATCTGCATCCGATGCGTGCGCTCTTCTTGATTCCACGCAATTCGCCACCGCGTCTCAAATCGAAGAAATGGTCCAAGAAGTTTCACGGCTTCATTGACACGGTGCTAG TGAAAGACTATCACCAGCGGCCTTACACCGAGAATCTGCTGAAGCACGCCTTCATCAAGGACCAACCAACGGATCGTCAGGTGCGCATACAGCTCAAGGATCACATCGATCGCTGCAAGAAGCGCAAGGCGGAGAAGGAGCGCGAAGACTATCGCTACTCCGGCtccgacaacgacgacgacgagccgCAGCTGGCCGGCGAGCCCAGCTCCATCATTCAGGCGCCCGGTGGCGACACATTGCGTCGCAACTTCCAGCAGATCCAAGAGGGTCGCCTCGCTgccgaacagcagcaacatcatcagctgCTCGCTCAGGCGCAGGCTCAAGCAGCCGCCGCTCATGCTGCGGCCCAGGCGCAactgcatcagcagcaacaacaggctgccgcagcggcagcagcggcgcaTGCCGCGCAACAGGCGCAGGTGGCACAACAGCAGGCGCAGGCTCAACAGCCGCAGGCGAATCGACAACAGAAACCGCCATCG CGTCAGCAGATTGAGGAGCCCGGTCCACCGGCACGCCCACAGTTGCCACAGCGTCTGATTGTGGTGCCAGATCCACCGCATGCCAATCGGCCATTGCCACCGACACCGAAGTGCGGCGAGCCCGCGGCTCAAACACcgccccagcagcagcaacagcagcgcagcTCGCAGAACAACTTCAAGCCATCG tTACCACCAAGGAGACCTGAG GATCATTTAGATGTGTTAGCAGCACAATTAAATGAATTGGGCGTGGTCTCCTCTCAACAGCCGCAGCCACAGACAGCAGCTGGtggacagcaacagcagcaattggcACAGCCGGAGGCGCCTCCGCGCAACAATCGACAATCGGGCGCATCGTCAACCGGCAATGGGGCCATTTGTGTATCggcctcatcatcatcatcgaagCCGGCGGCCTcgttgccacagcagcagtcGAACAATCATCTGGGACAGCCCGTCAATCCGCTGGATCCACTCGATAGCAGCGATTCCGACAGCGAACCGGATGAGCCCAATGATCGGGCACGCAACGATGGCACACTCCTCGCCAGCGATCCGCCCAAGCCGCT ACCCGGCCTGGGACCCGTTTCGGAGGAttcaactacaacaacgacCACACCGTTGACCCATGGCAGCGGCGGTCCACCAAATCGACCCTTGCCACCGACGCCGGATGACGATGATCAAGCCGGAGATCGTACGCTGATCATGAAGCGC AAATTAGAACAAAACGTAAATCGCTTACAAAAATCGGCTTCCACTTCGCACGCGCCTAGAAAAGGCGACGAAGCAAAACTGTTGCGTGACTGGGACTTTGATAAGTTCTTCCCAAAGAAAGCCGCCGCCggcggtggcagcggcagcggtgTTGCCACCACAattagcaacagcagcagtggcagcaacagcagcaccaacacCACGGCCAGCTTTAATCGTGGCTCAAGCTGGAGCACCCTGAAGCTGGAGACGCGACCGCAACGCGAATCCATTGGCCCGACGAATGTGCCCAAAGGCTATCAGCCATTGAAGGGCGCCGGCTATTCGCCAGCAGCCAGCATTGCCAAAGatcgcaacagcagcagcagtagcagcaacgcAACACAGTCgaagcagccacagcaacagcaaccacaacacaaGCGTCAAGAGTCCGATTCGAAGTTGCCGAGTTTTGTGCGCGGCTTTCGACGTGAAAATTCCGATTTCTTTCCATTAACGAAACGCCATTCTGCGGTGTtgagcggcagcagcagcaacaacaacagcaatgcaCAATtgcagtcgccgtcgcaggTGCAGCGTGCCAGTGCCATGTACCAAAGGAACAGCATTTATAGCAGCAAGGATGTGCCAACTGCTGCGCCTCGAACCAaagtgccaacaacaacaaccgcagcagcagcaacggcagcaacaacaactgcggcGGCAGCTAAACCAAGTGCAGCGCCTACAAAATCGAGTTGGGCCAATTTAGATTTCTTGCGTCCGCGTCGCGAAAAGACTGAGTCTGTCATTGTGCTGCAGAATGCAGCAGCGCGTgcgcagcaacatcaacaacaacaacagcagcagcaacaacaacaactgcaacaacagcagcagcagcag AATCGAGGTGTAGCCAGTGGTGCTGGAGGGGACAACAGCGGCCTTGGCACCCCGGGCACCCGCACCAGCAGCGTTCTGCCCGATCTACTCAGCCAGGCATCGCCGGCAACGCCACCGCGTCACGATAAATCATCCAGTGAGGAG AAACAACGCAGTTTTCTCACCTTTGGTTTCGGTGCCGGCGGCTCGGGTCCGACACGTCGTGAATCCACCGTCAATGTGAATGTGACGCCCACATCGCATGATGTGACCAACGATACGCCCGAGATACGTAAGTATAAGAAGCGTTTCAACTCGGAGATCTTGTGTGCCGCACTCTGGGGCGTCAATTTACTGATTGGCACTGAGAATGGACTCATGCTGCTCGATCGTTCCGGTCAGGGCAAG GTCTATCAACTCATCTCGCGTCGCCGCTTCCAACAAATGGAGGTGCTGGAGGGTCAAAACATATTGGTTACCATATCGGGCAAAAAGAATCGCGTGCGCGTCTATTACTTGTCCTGGCTCAAGTCCAAGATCTTGCGCACCGACGGTCTCTCTGAT CAAGTGGAACGCCGTAATGGCTGGATTAATGTGGGTGATCTACAAGGTGCTGTACATTTTAAGATTGTCAAATACGAGAGGATTAAGTTCCTAGTGATTGCATTAAAAGACTcgattgaaatttatgcttgGGCGCCCAAACCATATCACAAATTTATGGCATTTAAG AATTTTGGTGAACTGGAACATCGCCCCCTTTTGGTCGATCTCACAATTGAGGATCAGTCGAGACTGAAAGTGATTTATGGTTCTGCTGAGGGTTTCCATGCGGTTGATTTAGACTCGGCTGAAGTATACGATATCTATCTTCCTAAGCAT ACTCAGGGTGCTATCATTCCGCATTGTATTGTGGCGCTTCCAAACTCAAATGGtatgcaactgctgctgtgctaTGACAATGAGGGCGTCTATGTGAACACTGCCGGACGTGTGTCCAAGAATATTGTGCTGCAG TGGGGTGAGATGCCCACTTCTGTGGCCTACATAGGCACTGGGCAAATTATGGGCTGGGGCAACAAAGCAATAGAG ATACGTTCCGTTGAGAGCGGCCATTTGGATGGTGTGTTTATGCACAAGAAGGCGCAACGCTTGAAATTCCTTTGCGAGCGCAACGACAAAGTATTCTTCAGCAGTGCCAAAGGTGCTTCATCGTGTCAAATCTACTTTATGACGCTCAATAAGCCAGGCATGGCCAATTGGTAA